In a genomic window of Flavobacteriales bacterium:
- a CDS encoding TIGR01777 family protein, whose product MKIILAGGTGTIGRILQQRFTERGDEVAVLTRRTGIGQHPAARMVQWNGRSRGAWWSELDGADAVINLAGRSVDCRYTPENRAAILNSRLESTHALGEAMLSIASPPPVWINLSSATVYRHAEDRAMDEETGELGADFSPQVVKAWENEFFRHKREGLRQVAVRCAIVFSGKGGAFPRYAQLVRWGLGGQHGNGQQMVSWVHEEDVAGFFEWLIEEPKALGAINLSSPGPLRQAELMRILRERIKPWIALPSPRWMLGLGARLLGTETELVLKSRWVLPTRAQELGYRFKIGTMTEAVEALVA is encoded by the coding sequence ATGAAGATCATTCTTGCCGGAGGCACCGGAACCATCGGAAGGATCCTGCAACAGCGATTCACGGAGCGCGGGGATGAGGTGGCAGTGCTCACTCGCCGCACCGGCATCGGGCAGCACCCGGCCGCTCGAATGGTGCAATGGAACGGCCGCTCACGAGGCGCTTGGTGGAGCGAGCTGGATGGCGCCGATGCGGTCATCAACCTGGCTGGCCGCAGCGTGGATTGCCGCTACACCCCGGAGAACCGGGCGGCCATACTCAACAGCCGATTGGAGTCGACGCATGCGTTGGGCGAGGCCATGCTTTCGATCGCATCACCACCACCGGTGTGGATCAACCTGAGCAGCGCAACGGTCTATCGGCACGCGGAGGATCGCGCGATGGACGAGGAGACCGGAGAGCTCGGGGCCGACTTCAGCCCGCAAGTGGTGAAGGCGTGGGAGAACGAGTTCTTCCGTCACAAGCGCGAAGGCCTACGGCAAGTCGCCGTGCGCTGCGCCATCGTCTTCAGCGGCAAGGGCGGCGCTTTCCCTCGGTATGCGCAGCTGGTGCGCTGGGGACTTGGCGGACAGCATGGAAACGGCCAGCAGATGGTGAGTTGGGTGCATGAAGAGGACGTGGCGGGCTTCTTCGAGTGGCTCATCGAAGAGCCGAAGGCGCTCGGGGCCATCAATCTCTCTTCGCCCGGCCCTTTGCGCCAAGCGGAATTGATGCGGATCCTCCGGGAACGCATCAAGCCATGGATCGCGCTGCCCTCGCCGCGCTGGATGCTCGGGCTTGGCGCTCGCTTATTGGGCACGGAGACCGAGCTGGTGCTCAAGAGCCGATGGGTGCTTCCGACCCGCGCGCAAGAGCTGGGCTACCGATTCAAGATCGGTACGATGACG
- a CDS encoding methyltransferase domain-containing protein yields MTEIQRTAPRSGIRAVDPKVTAHFHASAALYQRWSAEGHLHFGHWQPSMSILDRKAMLEEMVIQVVRRLEPRVADRLADLGCGYGSAAMLAARTFGVDVDAYTVVEEQVRIGKAKADAEGVSVALHQRDFRDTGLANGCIDGVYALESLCYGAGHGKRDVIHEAARILKPGGRIALVDGFLLKPANGWRRRMVRTVERGWALPCFPQRAAFIAAMEQAGFVDIRVRDLGWNVAPSAVHGPVLMIRCWLDRIGSGARLDELERAHLRSCMLGILLGTQRDLFRYLMITARKA; encoded by the coding sequence ATGACCGAGATCCAACGCACCGCGCCACGCTCCGGCATCCGTGCCGTGGACCCCAAGGTGACCGCGCACTTCCATGCCAGCGCTGCGCTGTACCAGCGCTGGAGCGCAGAAGGCCACCTGCACTTCGGGCATTGGCAACCGTCCATGAGCATCCTCGATCGCAAGGCCATGCTCGAAGAGATGGTGATTCAGGTGGTGCGCAGGTTGGAACCGCGGGTGGCAGACCGTTTAGCCGACCTGGGATGCGGATACGGCAGCGCAGCGATGCTGGCGGCCCGCACCTTCGGCGTGGATGTGGACGCCTATACCGTGGTGGAGGAACAGGTGAGGATCGGGAAGGCGAAGGCCGATGCCGAAGGAGTGAGCGTGGCGCTTCACCAGCGCGATTTCCGGGATACCGGGCTCGCGAATGGCTGCATCGACGGCGTATACGCACTGGAGAGCCTCTGTTACGGGGCAGGTCATGGCAAGCGCGATGTGATCCATGAGGCGGCGCGCATCCTGAAGCCCGGCGGCCGCATAGCGCTTGTGGATGGCTTCCTGCTGAAGCCTGCGAACGGATGGCGCAGGCGCATGGTGCGCACGGTTGAGCGCGGCTGGGCCCTCCCCTGCTTCCCGCAGCGTGCGGCATTCATCGCAGCGATGGAGCAAGCGGGCTTCGTGGACATCCGCGTGCGCGACCTGGGCTGGAACGTGGCCCCAAGCGCGGTGCATGGCCCCGTGCTCATGATCCGTTGCTGGCTCGATCGCATCGGTTCAGGCGCCAGACTGGACGAACTCGAGCGCGCGCACCTGCGCAGCTGCATGCTGGGCATTCTGCTGGGCACCCAGCGCGACCTGTTCCGGTATCTGATGATCACCGCGCGAAAGGCATGA
- a CDS encoding transcriptional regulator yields MDLKEARERFIEAWGAFGSAWGINRSMAQVHALLLISHEPLSTEEVMEQLNISRGNANMNLRALIDWSLVRRVLKSGERREYFEAEKDVWKVATHITRERKKRELEPLIRLLDELEDIPGATAEAKAFRKTTHDLHDLTTRLDTLLEHSTRRDVQWFVKAATTLLK; encoded by the coding sequence ATGGACCTAAAGGAAGCACGCGAGAGATTCATCGAGGCCTGGGGCGCCTTCGGCAGCGCATGGGGCATCAACCGCAGCATGGCCCAGGTGCATGCGCTGCTGCTCATCAGCCACGAACCGCTGAGCACGGAGGAGGTGATGGAGCAGCTCAATATCAGCCGCGGCAACGCGAACATGAACCTGCGCGCGCTGATCGATTGGAGCCTGGTCCGTCGGGTATTGAAGAGCGGAGAAAGGCGGGAATACTTCGAGGCCGAGAAGGATGTCTGGAAAGTGGCCACGCACATCACCCGCGAGCGGAAGAAGCGCGAGTTGGAGCCGTTGATCCGACTGCTCGATGAACTCGAGGACATCCCAGGTGCAACCGCCGAGGCCAAGGCCTTCCGCAAGACCACTCACGACCTGCACGACCTCACCACCCGCCTCGATACCTTGCTGGAGCACAGTACCAGACGCGATGTGCAATGGTTCGTGAAGGCCGCCACTACCCTGCTCAAATGA
- a CDS encoding site-specific integrase, whose translation MPKFNFNLRNASAKAETPVNFVIRWGARRLVYPSGEAIHPRYWCDTPGQRNYQRAKETRAFPEHPEFNERLDDLLKDAKATFRNYVTDNGREPEVDELRDALNDALGRKEQRRADLLGFIAEFIERSQGNVNPRTGKPLHSTYHGRNRITHRLLKDYLAASRRGTRVPFTALDGAFVEGFTKYLTTTCGLATNTVGKYLRALRMFVNAAAEEGHEINSKFRSRAITIPEERSDKVYLTEDELNDLFHLDLSALPRLDRARDIFLVGTWTGLRFGDLTTLSADHIEGDRIRIRPGKTGRPVVIPLHPIVRAVLVKYGGTMPPAISNQKLNDYVKEVAAMVPSLSHRVSVGITKAGIRRDTARAKWELITTHTARRSFASNLYRRGIPAQTIMAITGHRTEGAFLRYLRLDGEQHADMIAASDLFTMPVMKAV comes from the coding sequence ATGCCCAAGTTCAACTTCAACCTGCGGAACGCATCCGCTAAGGCAGAGACACCCGTCAACTTCGTCATCCGCTGGGGCGCCCGGCGCCTTGTGTACCCCAGCGGGGAGGCTATCCATCCGCGCTACTGGTGCGACACCCCCGGCCAACGCAACTATCAACGCGCCAAGGAAACGCGTGCCTTCCCGGAACATCCGGAGTTCAACGAGCGGCTGGATGATCTTCTGAAGGATGCCAAGGCCACCTTCCGGAACTACGTCACCGACAACGGCCGGGAACCCGAAGTGGATGAACTGCGGGATGCCCTCAACGATGCCCTCGGACGCAAGGAACAGCGCCGTGCGGACCTGCTGGGGTTCATCGCAGAGTTCATCGAGCGCAGCCAGGGTAACGTGAACCCGCGCACCGGCAAACCGCTGCACTCCACCTATCACGGCCGCAACCGCATCACCCACCGGCTGCTGAAGGACTACTTGGCAGCATCGCGCCGAGGTACCCGCGTGCCCTTCACCGCGCTCGATGGGGCGTTCGTGGAAGGGTTTACCAAGTACCTCACCACCACATGCGGCCTTGCCACCAATACGGTGGGCAAGTACCTCCGTGCCCTGCGGATGTTCGTCAACGCGGCTGCAGAGGAAGGCCACGAGATCAACAGCAAGTTCCGCTCCCGCGCCATCACGATACCGGAGGAGCGCAGCGATAAGGTGTACCTCACCGAAGATGAACTCAACGACCTGTTCCACCTCGATCTGAGCGCACTCCCGCGCCTCGATCGCGCCCGTGACATCTTTCTCGTTGGTACATGGACCGGCCTACGGTTCGGGGACCTCACCACGTTGAGCGCAGACCACATCGAGGGCGACCGTATCCGCATCCGTCCGGGAAAGACGGGCAGGCCCGTGGTCATCCCCCTGCATCCGATCGTTCGCGCCGTGCTGGTGAAGTATGGCGGCACGATGCCCCCGGCCATATCCAACCAAAAACTCAACGACTACGTGAAGGAGGTCGCCGCAATGGTGCCCTCGTTGTCGCATCGTGTATCCGTGGGCATCACTAAGGCAGGCATCCGGAGGGACACGGCCCGCGCCAAGTGGGAACTCATCACCACCCACACCGCCCGCCGGTCCTTCGCCTCGAACTTGTACCGCCGGGGAATCCCCGCGCAAACGATCATGGCCATCACCGGCCACCGCACGGAGGGGGCCTTCCTTCGGTACCTACGCCTCGACGGAGAACAGCACGCGGACATGATCGCCGCCTCGGACCTGTTCACGATGCCCGTCATGAAGGCCGTCTAA
- a CDS encoding helix-turn-helix domain-containing protein encodes MDQLILSSVLLADLVGEITKAVRIELDARTPHATPPPEELLTRVEAAQLLGITLPTLREYTRKGYVTGYRIGTRVRYRRNEVLNDLRRIRTAKTARS; translated from the coding sequence ATGGATCAACTCATTCTTTCTTCTGTGCTCCTCGCCGATCTGGTGGGGGAGATCACCAAGGCAGTGCGCATCGAACTGGATGCACGCACGCCACACGCCACACCTCCCCCGGAGGAACTGTTGACCCGCGTTGAGGCTGCTCAACTGCTGGGCATCACCTTGCCCACATTGCGAGAGTACACGCGCAAAGGGTATGTGACCGGGTATCGTATCGGCACCCGTGTACGCTATCGCCGCAACGAGGTGTTGAACGACCTGCGGCGCATCCGCACGGCCAAAACCGCCCGGTCATGA
- a CDS encoding DUF58 domain-containing protein: MPIQQQHIQALSALEFKARQVVEGFLAGLHKSPFHGFSVEFAEHRAYNSGESTRHIDWKLYARTDKLFVKRYEEETNLRCELVLDASSSMYFPEKSDVQEFSKVEFAVHAAAAFIQLLRKQRDAAGLTVFRDKVLVSERARSNAAHLRHLMAQLDGLLAADAVARDQRTGLVEALHDIAQRAHRRSLVVILSDMLDDQDREAEVFDALQHLRFNKHDIILFHVVDRKRELELDLPDQPYTFVDVESGEQVKAHPSEIREGYRTAMAERWQRLKLKCGQYRIDLVEADINAGFQPLLLEFLTKRAKLY, encoded by the coding sequence ATGCCCATCCAGCAACAGCACATCCAGGCCCTCAGCGCCCTTGAGTTCAAGGCGCGGCAGGTGGTGGAGGGCTTTTTGGCCGGCCTGCACAAGAGCCCTTTCCACGGCTTCAGCGTGGAGTTCGCCGAGCACCGCGCCTACAATAGCGGTGAGAGCACGCGCCACATCGATTGGAAGCTCTATGCTCGCACCGACAAGCTCTTCGTGAAGCGATACGAGGAAGAGACCAATCTGCGCTGCGAGCTGGTGCTCGATGCTTCCTCATCAATGTATTTCCCGGAGAAGAGCGATGTGCAGGAGTTCAGCAAGGTCGAATTCGCCGTGCATGCCGCTGCGGCCTTCATCCAATTGCTGCGCAAGCAACGGGATGCCGCCGGCCTCACCGTCTTCCGGGATAAGGTGCTGGTTTCCGAGCGCGCCAGGAGCAATGCCGCGCATCTGAGGCATCTCATGGCGCAGCTCGATGGCCTGTTGGCTGCCGATGCGGTTGCACGTGATCAGCGCACCGGCCTGGTCGAAGCCCTGCACGACATCGCACAGCGCGCGCACCGACGCAGCCTGGTCGTGATCCTCAGCGATATGCTAGACGACCAGGACCGCGAAGCCGAGGTCTTCGATGCGTTGCAGCACCTTCGATTCAACAAGCACGACATCATCCTGTTCCATGTGGTTGACCGCAAGCGCGAACTGGAGCTGGACCTGCCCGATCAGCCCTACACCTTCGTTGATGTCGAGAGCGGCGAGCAGGTGAAAGCCCACCCCAGCGAGATCCGCGAAGGCTACCGAACAGCTATGGCCGAGCGATGGCAGCGACTGAAGCTCAAGTGCGGCCAGTACCGAATCGACCTCGTTGAAGCTGACATCAATGCCGGATTCCAGCCGCTCCTCCTGGAATTCCTGACCAAGCGGGCCAAGTTGTACTGA
- the trxA gene encoding thioredoxin has protein sequence MALEFTDSNFEELVLKSDKPVMVDFWAEWCGPCRMVGPVVEELGMEYDGKAVVGKLNVDNNPGISMKYGIRSIPTILFFKNGEVVDRSVGAVPKAQLNQKLQGQLA, from the coding sequence ATGGCACTCGAATTCACCGACAGCAACTTCGAAGAACTCGTCCTCAAGAGCGACAAACCCGTAATGGTCGACTTCTGGGCGGAATGGTGCGGCCCTTGCCGCATGGTGGGCCCCGTTGTGGAGGAATTGGGCATGGAATACGACGGCAAGGCCGTGGTGGGCAAGCTCAACGTCGACAACAACCCTGGCATCAGCATGAAGTACGGCATCCGCAGCATCCCGACCATCCTGTTCTTCAAGAACGGCGAAGTGGTGGACCGCAGCGTGGGCGCCGTGCCCAAGGCCCAGCTGAACCAGAAGCTGCAAGGGCAATTGGCCTGA
- a CDS encoding nuclear transport factor 2 family protein, with translation MTSARPMSVINRFFAAFASGDAAAMGACYADDARFRDPAFGDLDAKQVRAMWQMLIGRSKDLRITFNVLRSDERSGACEWHAHYTFASTGRKVHNVIRSEFTLRDGLIVQQHDRFNFWRWSRQALGAVGWLLGWTPLVQGKVRRTARNALDKHLRQGA, from the coding sequence ATGACCAGCGCCCGACCCATGTCCGTGATCAACCGCTTCTTCGCCGCCTTCGCCTCGGGCGATGCCGCAGCCATGGGTGCTTGCTACGCCGACGATGCCCGCTTCCGCGATCCGGCCTTCGGCGACCTGGATGCCAAGCAGGTGCGTGCCATGTGGCAGATGCTCATAGGGCGAAGCAAGGACCTGCGCATCACGTTCAACGTACTGCGCTCGGATGAGCGCAGCGGCGCATGCGAGTGGCATGCGCATTACACCTTCGCTTCCACGGGACGCAAGGTCCACAACGTGATCCGCAGTGAGTTCACGCTGCGCGATGGGCTGATCGTGCAGCAACACGACCGATTCAACTTCTGGCGTTGGAGCCGGCAGGCGCTGGGGGCCGTGGGTTGGCTGCTCGGATGGACGCCCTTGGTTCAGGGCAAGGTGCGCCGAACGGCTCGGAACGCGCTGGACAAGCACCTTCGCCAAGGCGCCTGA
- the recA gene encoding recombinase RecA: MATEINKEKLKALQLTMDKLEKTFGKGAIMKLGDDAIEQMEVIPTGSLGLDLALGVGGYPKGRVVEIYGPESSGKTTLAVHAIAEAQKKGGICAIIDAEHAFDRFYAESLGVDTENLLISQPDNGEQALEIADNLIRSGAIDLLVVDSVAALTPRAEIEGEMGDSAVGMQARLMSKALRKLTGTISKTGCCCIFINQLREKIGVMFGNPETTTGGNALKFYASIRLDIRRVTQLKEGENVIGNRTRVKVVKNKVAPPFRKAEFDIMFGKGVSKTGEIIDMAVELNIVKKSGSWFSYEDNKLGQGRDAVRQLLEDNHELCAELEHRIKEAVAKTEQPVMA, translated from the coding sequence ATGGCAACGGAGATAAACAAGGAGAAATTGAAGGCTCTTCAACTCACCATGGACAAGCTGGAGAAGACCTTCGGCAAGGGTGCCATCATGAAGCTCGGCGACGACGCGATTGAGCAGATGGAAGTGATCCCCACAGGGTCCCTCGGACTGGACCTGGCGCTGGGAGTCGGTGGCTATCCGAAAGGCCGCGTAGTCGAGATCTACGGACCCGAGAGCTCGGGCAAGACCACCCTTGCCGTTCATGCCATTGCTGAGGCGCAGAAGAAAGGCGGCATCTGCGCGATCATCGATGCAGAGCACGCCTTCGACCGCTTCTACGCAGAGAGCCTGGGCGTTGACACCGAGAATCTGCTCATCAGCCAGCCCGACAACGGCGAGCAAGCGCTGGAGATCGCCGACAACCTGATCCGCTCCGGCGCCATCGATCTCCTGGTCGTGGACAGTGTTGCTGCGCTTACTCCTCGCGCTGAGATCGAGGGCGAGATGGGCGATAGCGCCGTAGGCATGCAGGCCCGCTTGATGAGCAAGGCCCTGCGCAAGCTCACGGGCACGATCAGCAAGACCGGCTGCTGCTGCATCTTCATCAACCAGTTGCGCGAGAAGATCGGCGTGATGTTCGGCAACCCTGAGACCACTACAGGCGGCAATGCGCTGAAGTTCTACGCCAGCATCCGCCTCGACATCCGCCGGGTGACCCAATTGAAGGAAGGGGAGAACGTGATCGGCAACCGCACCCGGGTGAAGGTGGTGAAGAACAAGGTGGCGCCGCCCTTCCGCAAGGCCGAGTTCGACATCATGTTCGGCAAGGGCGTGAGCAAGACCGGTGAGATCATCGACATGGCCGTGGAGTTGAACATCGTGAAGAAGAGCGGAAGCTGGTTCAGCTACGAGGACAACAAGCTTGGCCAAGGGCGCGACGCCGTTCGCCAATTGCTGGAGGATAACCACGAGCTCTGCGCAGAACTCGAGCATCGAATCAAGGAAGCGGTGGCTAAGACCGAGCAGCCGGTCATGGCCTGA
- a CDS encoding tetratricopeptide repeat protein — protein sequence MGQPIAFLAALPLILLGACNAATEAGAEEAPQEGSLAWIEQRIIERPTDPGSFAMRARFFEALDSTRLAEADWKRAIALDSLSAEWRIALGSLYFTKLRVLDAEAELKGAIAVEPGSIDARSKLSEVYLMQGRYTDAMAMANEALRIDPLNGSTYNLKGWIHRLAGDTNLAISSYQTAIERDPELYDSYVSLGVLHAARHNDLALSYYDNAIALRPGSIEALYNKAMYAQEHGRDSLALALYARMKEIDPDYPAPYYNTGYIMLEHQRRIAEARIEFSMAIAKLPTYVQAYYSRGVTYELEGELDSAYADYRLAIRLDPQYTDAALGLNRLAEKGVKVKPR from the coding sequence ATGGGACAACCTATCGCCTTCCTCGCGGCATTGCCGCTGATCCTCCTTGGTGCGTGCAATGCGGCAACGGAAGCCGGAGCGGAGGAAGCGCCCCAGGAGGGAAGCCTCGCTTGGATCGAGCAGCGCATCATCGAGCGGCCGACGGATCCGGGATCCTTCGCCATGCGCGCGCGTTTCTTCGAAGCTCTCGATAGCACGCGTCTCGCTGAGGCGGATTGGAAGCGGGCCATCGCCCTCGACAGCCTCTCCGCGGAATGGCGCATCGCCTTGGGCAGCCTGTACTTCACCAAGCTGCGGGTGCTGGATGCGGAAGCCGAACTGAAAGGCGCCATTGCCGTTGAGCCGGGGAGCATCGACGCACGGTCGAAGCTCAGTGAGGTGTACCTGATGCAAGGGCGCTATACGGATGCCATGGCCATGGCCAACGAAGCGCTGCGCATAGACCCCCTCAACGGAAGCACCTATAACCTGAAGGGCTGGATACACCGGCTTGCGGGCGATACGAACTTGGCCATCAGCAGCTACCAGACCGCCATCGAGCGGGATCCTGAGCTGTACGATAGCTACGTTTCACTCGGTGTGCTGCATGCTGCAAGGCACAATGACCTGGCGCTGTCCTATTACGACAACGCGATCGCTCTGCGCCCCGGGAGCATCGAGGCGCTCTATAACAAGGCCATGTATGCGCAGGAGCATGGCCGAGACAGCTTGGCGCTCGCGCTATACGCCCGCATGAAGGAGATCGATCCCGATTACCCAGCGCCGTATTACAACACCGGGTACATCATGTTGGAGCATCAGCGGCGCATCGCTGAGGCTCGGATCGAGTTCAGCATGGCCATCGCGAAGCTGCCCACGTACGTGCAGGCTTATTACAGCCGGGGCGTCACCTATGAGTTGGAAGGAGAGCTCGACAGCGCATACGCGGACTACAGGCTGGCCATCCGATTGGATCCGCAGTACACGGATGCCGCATTGGGCTTGAATCGTCTAGCGGAGAAGGGAGTGAAGGTGAAGCCTCGCTGA
- a CDS encoding sulfite exporter TauE/SafE family protein — translation MAPEAIAFFVLLLAAEVLGTVGGFGSSMLVMPLAGFFLPFDQALGLTALFHVFSNGAKMVLFREGVSRWLLLWLGIPAVIGVIVGARLTARFDERMLSLLLGALLVCMGVLLLIRSQWKLKATRGNAIWGGAVSGAIAGLAGTGGAVRGVTLAAFGLSKNAFVSTSAWIDMGVDLSRSVVYASQGFMSAGVLAYLPAMAVASFGGSWIGKQLLARIPQESFRRIVLGLVVAMGAISIWRAWPPSA, via the coding sequence GTGGCTCCTGAGGCGATCGCCTTCTTCGTGCTGCTGCTTGCAGCGGAAGTGCTCGGCACCGTCGGGGGCTTCGGTTCCAGCATGCTCGTGATGCCGCTCGCAGGGTTCTTCCTGCCCTTCGATCAGGCTTTGGGACTCACAGCACTGTTCCATGTGTTCAGCAACGGCGCCAAGATGGTCCTCTTCCGAGAAGGGGTCTCACGCTGGCTCCTCCTTTGGCTCGGGATTCCAGCCGTCATCGGAGTCATCGTGGGCGCGCGGCTCACGGCGCGATTCGATGAGCGCATGCTCTCCTTGCTGCTTGGTGCACTGCTCGTATGCATGGGCGTGCTGCTGCTCATCCGTAGCCAATGGAAACTGAAGGCCACGAGGGGCAATGCCATTTGGGGCGGGGCGGTCAGCGGAGCCATTGCCGGATTGGCAGGGACCGGAGGGGCGGTGCGCGGGGTCACACTGGCCGCATTCGGCCTCTCCAAGAATGCCTTCGTGAGCACCAGTGCATGGATCGACATGGGCGTGGACCTGAGCCGTTCCGTTGTGTATGCCTCACAGGGCTTCATGTCCGCTGGTGTGCTCGCCTACCTGCCGGCCATGGCCGTGGCGAGTTTCGGCGGCAGCTGGATCGGCAAGCAATTGCTCGCGCGGATCCCGCAGGAGAGCTTCCGGAGAATCGTGCTCGGGCTGGTGGTGGCCATGGGCGCCATCTCCATTTGGCGAGCTTGGCCGCCGTCAGCCTGA
- a CDS encoding response regulator, whose product MRTILLIEDDADMRDNTAEILELANYRVMKAENGRRGIELARKEKPDLVLCDIMMPELDGYSVLHLLGKDPATAELPFIFLSAKTERGDIRKGMELGADDYLTKPFEESELLNAIEGRLKRSELFRKGFDGGVDGLNKFLDQARGLEALKELSKDRKARKLPAKEMLFHEGDELRHVPYLISGKARTFKINNDGKEFVTGLHGPGDFIGYMGLLEGGSALEAAETMEACEVALVPREDLLALLYKDRDVSIRFIKMLARDVKEKEQHLLQLAYASVRQRVGQALLRIHARYAEKQTNALGVKISREDLASVVGTATESLIRCLTDLKDEGMIETQGREIMIKNMAKLEQLASR is encoded by the coding sequence ATGCGAACCATACTCCTGATCGAAGACGATGCCGATATGCGCGACAACACCGCCGAGATCCTCGAGCTCGCGAATTACCGGGTGATGAAGGCCGAGAACGGGCGCAGAGGGATTGAATTGGCGCGGAAGGAGAAGCCGGACCTGGTGCTCTGCGACATCATGATGCCCGAGCTCGATGGCTACAGCGTGCTGCACCTGCTCGGCAAGGACCCGGCAACCGCTGAATTGCCCTTCATCTTCCTCAGCGCGAAGACGGAGCGGGGCGATATCCGCAAAGGCATGGAGCTGGGTGCGGATGACTACCTCACCAAGCCCTTCGAGGAAAGCGAATTGCTCAACGCGATCGAAGGTCGCCTGAAGCGCTCCGAGCTCTTCCGCAAAGGATTCGACGGTGGCGTGGATGGCTTGAACAAGTTCCTCGACCAAGCGCGCGGACTTGAGGCCTTGAAGGAGCTGAGCAAGGACCGCAAGGCACGCAAGCTGCCGGCCAAGGAGATGCTCTTCCACGAAGGTGATGAGCTGCGCCACGTCCCTTACCTCATCAGCGGCAAGGCGCGCACCTTCAAGATCAATAACGACGGGAAGGAATTCGTCACAGGCCTCCATGGCCCCGGCGATTTCATCGGCTACATGGGCTTGCTCGAAGGCGGATCCGCGCTGGAGGCCGCGGAGACCATGGAGGCCTGCGAAGTTGCGCTGGTGCCTCGCGAGGACCTGCTCGCCTTGCTGTACAAGGACCGCGATGTGAGCATCCGTTTCATCAAGATGCTTGCCCGCGACGTGAAGGAGAAGGAACAGCACCTTCTGCAGCTCGCGTATGCAAGCGTGCGCCAGCGGGTTGGCCAGGCCCTGTTGCGCATCCATGCACGCTACGCGGAGAAGCAAACCAACGCGCTCGGCGTGAAGATCAGCCGTGAGGACCTGGCCAGCGTAGTAGGCACTGCGACTGAGTCGCTGATCCGCTGCTTGACGGACCTCAAGGATGAGGGCATGATCGAGACCCAAGGGCGAGAGATCATGATCAAGAACATGGCGAAGCTGGAGCAGTTGGCCAGCCGTTAA